GCCCTTCATCGTCACCGAGCTGATGGAAGGGGGTGACGTCGAAGGACTGATCGAGCGGGCCGAGAGCCACCGGGTGTCCCTTCAAGATGCGATTCGGATCGCCGATGAGGTGTGCGAGGGGCTGGAGTTCGCCCACGGGAAGAACGTCGTGCATCGGGACCTGAAGCCCGGGAACGTGTGGCTGACGGCGGAGGGGACGGCGAAGCTGGGGGATTTTGGGCTGGCGGTGTCGCTGGACCGGACCCGGCTGACGCAGGCTGGGATGATGGTGGGGACGGTGAGCTACATGCCGCCGGAGCAGGCGACCGGGGGCGAGGTGACCCCGCGCTCGGACCTGTACTCGCTGGGGGCGATGCTGTACGAGCTGGTGACGGGCCGGCCGCCCTTTGTGGGGGATGAGAGTGTGGCGATCATCACCCAGCACCTGAACACGCCGCCGGTGGCGCCGAGCTGGCACGTGCCGGACCTGCCGGTGGGGTTGGAGGCGCTGATCCTGCGATTGCTGGAGAAGGACCCGGGGAAGCGGCCGGCCAGCGCCGGGGAGGTCCGGGCGATGCTGGCTGGGGCGCGGGCCGCGGCGAAGGGCGAGGGGACCGCGACCCGCGGGGAGGGATCGGTCGAGCGTGGGAGTCGCGCCCTTGACGATCCGCTCTACCGGGAGGCGTTCGTGGGGCGGGAGGCGGAGCTGAAGCAGCTTCGAGCGGCGTTTGACGGGGCGATGTCGGGGCAGGGGTCGCTGGCGGCGGTGGTGGGGGAGCCGGGGATTGGGAAGACGGCGTTGTGCGAGC
This portion of the Chloroflexota bacterium genome encodes:
- a CDS encoding serine/threonine-protein kinase — its product is MPSERIQRQIDRLLDEADDAVRRDDWATVLQRAQAALRLDPENEDALTYLAAASRSANPIGAAEDGAGEAASAVFAPAPEPTSFCNGRYRVKEFLGEGGKKRVYLATDTLLDRDVAFALIKTDGLDEVGRERVRREAQAMGRLGAHPHVVSVFDLGEEGGQPFIVTELMEGGDVEGLIERAESHRVSLQDAIRIADEVCEGLEFAHGKNVVHRDLKPGNVWLTAEGTAKLGDFGLAVSLDRTRLTQAGMMVGTVSYMPPEQATGGEVTPRSDLYSLGAMLYELVTGRPPFVGDESVAIITQHLNTPPVAPSWHVPDLPVGLEALILRLLEKDPGKRPASAGEVRAMLAGARAAAKGEGTATRGEGSVERGSRALDDPLYREAFVGREAELKQLRAAFDGAMSGQGSLAAVVGEPGIGKTALCEQLATYVSIRGGKTLVGHCYEEGSLSLPYLPFVESLRSYVLARDPEGLKGDLGSGAAEVARIVSEVRD